A genomic segment from Necator americanus strain Aroian chromosome III, whole genome shotgun sequence encodes:
- a CDS encoding hypothetical protein (NECATOR_CHRIII.G9558.T1), giving the protein MFRRLGASSNSLWRPKNPHSLEYLKYLHGVLVKNEKVVESNRKVLVEALRAIAEILIWGDQNDSKVFDFFLERQMLSYFLQIMKQDGGSLNVQLLQTLNILFENIRHETSLYFLLSNNHVNSIITHDFDFSNEEILAYYISFMKTLSFKLNPSTIHFFFNEATDEFPLLTESLKFFDSSESMVRIAVRNIVLNIVKVDDTAMTKFVKGATKSYLYDLVDSLVAQSIELDTFVRSAENVIANRERLRDKVDDLVDLLHYIGELLDVAALTEFLSELVSSRFLVPLLLNSLAPRRHNNAILLTPVSSFFFFAQFLLVICHHDTVQTFLSAFLFEDASILASQWVHDGDTYSLQPVERPPRSNTRVYFDALLCAFDSSKNDDYLSFYGLMLIYAMFQNKGSVSELLSAANLPAIRRRSTESGYSRSGPLINLTSVESLDSPMSCDERIIETLLSIVEAAGNEESRLRPITLELACLVLRQILLVVDHDHIHSSIGSKASHVLTSFVDRLGLYVNSENLFLEWFEDEYAEFEVSHIKLETIGYEMLLPPCNTAMSGLALHKRLPSGFEERIRTIIQFYLHVRKLAKDMSGETDTELPLKVGNNVAVEVGDCINLNNSDLLSCVVVLNKNERLPRFLVTDRLQLILVEPDSRKAGWAIVRFVGLLQDTQITGDPSDSRSLHVVVEGQPSRQKKRQALLTARFVFDDHIRCMAAKQRLTKGRQIARGLKIQAICDLLGVPRVGSSSPRANPFRIVKGCAPGSVRKQFGFPIAMPRSSQGSMSSIPDDPQPRPSSSSSTSGVKHV; this is encoded by the exons ATGTTTCGACGACTCGGTGCTTCATCGAATTCCCTGTGGAGACCGAAAAATCCGCACTCATTGGAGTACCTCAA GTATTTACATGGTGTTTTggtaaaaaatgagaaagtgGTAGAAAGTAATCGAAAAGTGCTTGTAGAAGCGCTTCGTGCGATTGCCGAGATTCTTATCTGGGGCGATCAGAATGACAGCAAAGTCTTTGA ttTCTTCTTAGAACGACAGATGCTTTCCTATTTCTTACAAATTATGAAACAAGATGGTGGTTCACTGAACGTTCAGTTACTTCAGACACTTAATATTTTGTTCGAGAATATTCGGCATGAAACCTCACTTT ACTTTCTACTCAGCAATAATCATGTAAATTCAATAATCACGCATGATTTTGACTTCagtaatgaagaaattttggcATACTATATTTCGTTTATGAAGACGTTATCGTTCAAGTTAAATCCCTCAactattcacttctttttcaatgAG GCTACCGACGAATTTCCTCTGTTAACCGAAtcgttgaaatttttcgactCCAGTGAGAGTATGGTTCGGATAGCTGTTCGAAACATCGTTCTGAATATAGTGAAAGTGGACGACACCGCCATGACAAAATTTGTTAAAGGAGCAACAAAA TCGTACCTTTACGATTTGGTCGATAGTCTTGTCGCCCAATCCATTGAACTAGATACTTTCGTACGATCGGCTGAGAATGTGATTGCTAACAGAGAGAGATTGAGGGATAAG GTCGACGATCTCGTTGATCTTCTGCACTATATTGGCGAATTACTGGATGTAGCAGCTTTGACGGAATTTTTGTCTGAACTGGTTTCCTCACGGTTTCTCGTACCGTTGCTACTGAATAGTTTGGCTCCAAGAAGGCACAATAATGCGATTCTGCTCACACCGGTCTccagctttttcttcttcgctcAATTTCTTCTG GTTATTTGCCATCATGACACTGTCCAAACATTCCTCTCCGCGTTCCTTTTTGAAGATGCATCCATACTTGCTTCTCAATGGGTGCACGACGGTGACACTTACAGCCTTCAACCTGTGGAGAGGCCTCCTAGGAGCAACACAAG AGTATATTTTGATGCACTGCTGTGCGCGTTTGATTCAAGCAAAAACGACGACTATTTGTCGTTTTACGGCTTGATGTTGATCTACGCTATGTTTCAGAATAAAG GTAGCGTTAGTGAGTTACTGTCTGCCGCTAATCTACCTGCCATAAGACGGAGATCCACGGAATCAGGCTATTCAAGAAGCGGACCACTAATCAAT TTGACCTCTGTGGAGTCGCTTGACTCACCGATGTCGTGTGATGAGCGAATAATAGAAACCTTGTTATCAATCGTGGAAGCAGCAGGCAACGAAGAAAGTCGACTTCGTCCTATTACTCTCGAGCTGGCTTGTCTGGTTCTGAGGCAAATACTACTTGTTGTCGACCACGACCAC ATACACTCTTCGATTGGCAGTAAAGCGTCACATGTCTTAACATCCTTTGTCGATCGATTAGGTCTTTATGTGAACTCAGAGAATCTCTTCTTAGAGTGGTTCGAGGACGAATATGCCGAATTTGAG GTCAGCCATATAAAGTTAGAAACGATTGGTTACGAAATGTTGCTGCCACCATGTAACACAGCGATGTCTGGATTGGCATTGCACAAGAGGTTACCAAGCGGTTTTGAGGAAAGAATTCGCACC ATCATCCAGTTCTACCTACATGTCCGTAAGTTAGCCAAAGACATGTCAGGAGAAACGGATACCGAACTGCCACTGAAGGTCGGAAACAACGTAGCAGTGGAAGTTGGAGATTGTATCAATCTAA ATAACTCGGATCTTCTTTCCTGTGTTGTGGTGCTGAACAAGAATGAACGGCTTCCGCGGTTCTTGGTCACGGATCGCTTGCAGCTCATACTTGTGGAACCCGATAGCCGAAAAGCAGGATGGGCAATAGTGCGATTTGTAGGATTGCTACAG GATACGCAGATTACCGGGGATCCTTCGGACAGCAGGTCTCTACACGTCGTTGTTGAGGGGCAACCATCTAGGCAGAAG AAACGTCAAGCACTACTGACAGCTCGTTTTGTGTTCGACGATCACATCCGATGTATGGCTGCGAAGCAACGTCTTACAAAG GGACGCCAAATTGCGAGAGGATTGAAAATACAAGCAATTTGTGATCTACTCGGGGTACCACGTGTCGGATCGTCGTCGCCACGAGCGAATCCCTTCAGGATTGTCAAAGGATGCGCACCAGGGAGTGTACGGAAGCAG TTTGGATTCCCGATAGCAATGCCAAGATCATCACAAGGCTCTATGAGCTCCATCCCAGATGATCCACAGCCACGTCCTTCGTCAAGTTCGTCGACAAGTGGAGTGAAGCATGTTTAA